The following proteins are co-located in the Dietzia timorensis genome:
- a CDS encoding metallophosphoesterase, giving the protein MARSRRPAEPTTAQALVQAGIAAAATGLVYGTMYERNNYRVRQVELPILPPGTSPLRILHISDLHMLPGQRVKTAFLHSLTRLRPDFVVDTGDNLSSDRAVPAVMRALEPLLRLPGAFVFGSNDYYAPIPKNPLSYVGLGKKRTSETPLPWRDLRAALTEHGWEDATHRKFHMTVNGVRILIAGVDDPHMEADRYSTIAGPAGPGFDVRIGLTHSPEPRILDAFDADGYDLALAGHTHGGQVCLPTGAIVTNCGIDRSRVKGISAWGRNLMLNVSAGLGNSPFVPIRTFCQPEASLLVLTPQKSKGKEAPVAPLPSTEREPLAVG; this is encoded by the coding sequence ATGGCCCGATCACGTCGTCCCGCTGAACCAACCACCGCCCAGGCGCTCGTCCAGGCAGGGATCGCCGCTGCCGCCACGGGCCTCGTGTACGGAACGATGTACGAGCGCAATAATTATCGGGTGCGCCAGGTCGAGCTTCCGATCCTTCCACCCGGCACTTCCCCGCTACGCATTCTGCACATCTCCGATCTGCACATGCTCCCCGGGCAGCGAGTGAAGACGGCGTTCCTGCACAGCCTCACGCGCCTTCGCCCCGATTTCGTCGTCGACACCGGCGACAACCTCTCGAGCGATCGTGCGGTGCCCGCCGTCATGCGTGCACTCGAACCACTTCTCCGCCTTCCCGGCGCCTTCGTCTTCGGTTCGAACGACTATTACGCACCGATCCCGAAGAATCCGTTGAGCTACGTCGGGCTCGGCAAGAAGCGCACGAGCGAAACCCCGCTCCCCTGGCGCGACCTGCGCGCCGCGCTCACCGAGCACGGGTGGGAAGACGCGACACACCGCAAGTTCCACATGACGGTCAACGGGGTCCGAATTCTCATCGCCGGCGTCGATGACCCCCACATGGAAGCGGACCGCTACTCGACGATCGCCGGGCCCGCCGGGCCGGGATTCGACGTCCGCATCGGCCTCACTCATTCGCCCGAGCCACGGATCCTCGACGCGTTCGATGCCGACGGGTACGACCTGGCACTCGCCGGCCACACCCACGGCGGGCAGGTGTGCCTGCCCACCGGCGCGATCGTCACCAACTGCGGTATCGACCGCTCGCGGGTCAAGGGGATCTCGGCGTGGGGGCGCAATCTGATGCTCAATGTCAGCGCCGGCCTCGGCAATTCGCCGTTCGTCCCCATCCGCACGTTCTGCCAGCCCGAGGCCTCGCTACTCGTACTCACGCCGCAGAAGTCAAAGGGCAAGGAAGCGCCCGTCGCTCCTCTCCCCTCGACCGAGCGCGAGCCCCTGGCAGTCGGATAG
- a CDS encoding ArsA-related P-loop ATPase, translated as MSHDAASAPTLADDLRGRFSAASASAQIHFVSGKGGTGKTTVAAALALSLASEGNRVLLVEVEERQGIARLFDRSPLPYKEVHLASPEGGGEVHALAIQTEAAMLEYMAMFYRLGTLGKAMRATGAIEFATSIAPGIKDVILTGKIKETATRDEAKGEDTYDAIVVDSPPTGRIHRFLDVTVAMAGLARGGPIHAQANEVARLLHSRRTVVHLVTLLESLPVQETLDAIADIESVGIPVGHVIVNRANPKFVEPEDLPRFAADGPDPRQLADGLSSAGIVSATSAEYSEDERALVEGLIVESMEHARVAQGQIAAAETLASSGARTLVLPHLTGGIDTSSLFDLAAALTEQGVTRRRKGAGK; from the coding sequence ATGTCCCACGATGCCGCCTCGGCGCCGACCCTCGCCGACGACCTGCGTGGGCGGTTCTCGGCCGCCTCCGCCTCCGCGCAGATCCATTTCGTCTCCGGGAAGGGCGGGACGGGGAAGACGACAGTCGCCGCCGCGCTTGCCCTTTCGCTGGCAAGCGAGGGCAACCGTGTGCTGCTCGTCGAGGTCGAGGAGCGCCAGGGAATCGCCCGCCTCTTCGACCGCAGCCCCCTGCCGTACAAGGAGGTCCACCTGGCCTCCCCGGAGGGCGGCGGCGAGGTCCACGCGCTCGCCATCCAGACCGAGGCGGCAATGCTCGAATACATGGCCATGTTCTACCGGCTCGGCACCCTCGGCAAGGCGATGCGCGCGACGGGCGCCATCGAGTTCGCGACGTCGATCGCGCCGGGCATCAAGGACGTGATCCTCACCGGGAAGATCAAGGAAACCGCGACGCGCGACGAGGCGAAGGGCGAGGACACCTACGATGCGATCGTCGTCGATTCGCCGCCGACCGGCCGCATCCACCGCTTCCTCGATGTCACGGTCGCGATGGCCGGCCTCGCCCGCGGCGGGCCGATCCACGCGCAGGCGAACGAGGTCGCGCGGCTGCTCCATTCGCGCCGCACGGTGGTGCACCTGGTCACACTTCTCGAATCCCTACCCGTGCAGGAGACGCTCGACGCGATCGCCGATATCGAGTCGGTCGGGATTCCCGTCGGCCACGTCATCGTCAACCGCGCGAATCCGAAGTTCGTCGAGCCGGAAGACCTGCCGCGCTTCGCCGCCGACGGCCCGGATCCGCGCCAGCTCGCAGACGGCCTCTCCTCCGCGGGCATCGTCTCGGCGACATCGGCGGAGTATTCGGAAGACGAACGCGCACTCGTCGAGGGGCTCATCGTCGAGTCGATGGAGCACGCCCGCGTCGCACAGGGGCAGATCGCCGCGGCCGAGACCCTTGCGTCGTCCGGCGCGAGAACGCTGGTCCTCCCCCATCTCACCGGCGGCATCGATACGTCCTCTCTGTTCGATCTCGCGGCGGCGCTCACCGAGCAGGGCGTCACCCGCCGCAGAAAAGGAGCCGGAAAATGA
- a CDS encoding IS1249 family transposase yields the protein MAQNHPACPICGHTMKRNGTTGAGTTRWRCRSCGSSSTKHRPDRRLDARFRWFIDYLTGTGSLDQVAADHGISRRTLNRYFHTFWYVQVPVPADRFRVYDQLFIDGTYTAAGCLLVAATRTHVVAWHWARRENIQAYRTLLEHMAPPLMVVIDGGQGAATAIAKQWPRTIVQRCLVHAQRNVRRHTTSRPRTDAGRAIYQLALQLTRITTVEQATEWIVHLNDFGRIYKHWLNEKTPPPPGKTGAWTFTHDRTRKAYNSLLYLHRHKLLFRYLDPPPGAIAPELITATTNTLEGGINAGIKVHAFAHRGQAAEHQRLMCEWWLYLKTEAPDDPLQIARGQQWGKNALAKAQALTHNENLADHETGRPALYDNAIEWSNSQGIQKGWIH from the coding sequence ATGGCCCAAAATCACCCCGCATGCCCGATATGTGGTCACACGATGAAACGCAACGGCACAACAGGCGCCGGCACGACCAGATGGCGATGCCGATCGTGTGGATCCTCTTCGACCAAACACCGCCCCGATCGGCGGCTCGATGCTCGTTTCCGCTGGTTCATCGATTACCTCACCGGAACCGGCTCTCTCGACCAGGTTGCGGCCGACCACGGAATTTCCAGGCGCACCCTCAATCGCTATTTCCACACGTTCTGGTACGTCCAAGTCCCGGTCCCCGCCGACCGTTTCCGCGTCTATGACCAGCTATTTATCGACGGAACCTATACCGCAGCCGGGTGCCTGCTGGTGGCCGCGACCCGCACACACGTTGTGGCCTGGCACTGGGCCCGCCGTGAAAATATCCAGGCCTACCGCACCTTGCTCGAACATATGGCCCCACCACTGATGGTCGTCATCGACGGCGGCCAAGGCGCTGCCACCGCGATCGCCAAGCAATGGCCTCGCACGATCGTGCAACGCTGCCTGGTCCATGCCCAACGCAACGTCCGCCGCCACACCACCAGCAGGCCACGAACCGACGCCGGTCGAGCGATCTACCAACTTGCCCTGCAACTGACCCGCATCACGACCGTGGAACAGGCCACCGAATGGATCGTCCACCTCAACGACTTCGGACGGATCTACAAACACTGGCTCAACGAAAAGACCCCGCCACCTCCAGGTAAGACCGGCGCGTGGACCTTCACCCACGACCGAACCCGGAAAGCGTATAACAGCCTGCTCTACCTGCACAGACACAAACTGTTATTTCGCTATCTCGACCCGCCACCGGGCGCGATAGCCCCCGAACTCATCACAGCAACCACGAACACTCTCGAGGGCGGCATCAATGCCGGGATCAAAGTCCACGCCTTCGCCCACCGCGGACAAGCCGCCGAACACCAACGCCTGATGTGCGAATGGTGGCTCTATCTCAAAACCGAAGCCCCTGACGACCCGCTACAGATCGCCAGAGGCCAACAGTGGGGCAAGAACGCACTCGCCAAAGCACAAGCCCTCACCCACAACGAGAACCTCGCCGACCACGAAACCGGACGACCAGCCCTCTACGACAACGCTATCGAATGGTCCAACTCCCAAGGCATCCAAAAAGGATGGATCCACTAA
- a CDS encoding MBL fold metallo-hydrolase, which produces MPAGEFPAYEALRAVAGSRVASVVLCDNPSPMTMEGTNSVVLRAPGAAQSVVVDPGPEDAGHAKALAEAAGEVALVLITHRHGDHTDGIDEFVRLTGAPVRALRSEHCRSAEPLVDGEDVEVAGLQIGVVATPGHTADSISLDVALAGGETDCVVLGDTILGRDSTVLDSTDGSLPEYLDSLRELQRFAGRPGVPGHGPDVADVSAAAAALEAHRNSRLEQVRDAIARLGADAGAAEITRDIYTEVTDQVLLAAAEQSTRVAMDYIAERG; this is translated from the coding sequence ATGCCCGCCGGCGAATTCCCCGCCTACGAGGCGCTTCGCGCCGTCGCCGGTTCCCGCGTCGCCTCCGTCGTGCTCTGCGACAACCCGTCGCCGATGACGATGGAGGGTACGAACTCCGTGGTCCTCCGCGCGCCCGGCGCCGCGCAGTCCGTGGTCGTAGACCCGGGGCCGGAGGACGCCGGCCACGCGAAGGCGCTCGCCGAGGCGGCGGGGGAGGTCGCGCTCGTGCTCATCACCCACCGGCACGGCGACCACACCGACGGGATCGACGAATTCGTCCGGCTTACCGGCGCGCCCGTGCGCGCCCTGCGTTCCGAGCACTGCCGGAGCGCCGAGCCGCTGGTCGACGGCGAGGACGTCGAGGTGGCCGGCCTGCAGATCGGCGTCGTCGCGACGCCCGGCCACACCGCCGACTCGATATCCCTCGACGTCGCGCTCGCCGGCGGCGAGACCGACTGCGTCGTCCTCGGCGATACTATTCTCGGCCGCGATTCGACGGTCCTCGACTCCACCGACGGTTCGCTTCCGGAGTATCTCGATTCGCTGCGCGAGTTGCAGCGTTTCGCAGGCCGCCCCGGGGTTCCGGGCCACGGACCCGACGTGGCGGACGTTTCCGCCGCGGCGGCTGCTCTCGAGGCCCACCGAAATTCCCGGCTCGAGCAGGTGCGCGATGCGATCGCGCGGCTCGGTGCCGATGCGGGCGCGGCGGAGATCACCCGCGACATCTATACCGAGGTCACCGACCAGGTGCTACTCGCGGCCGCAGAACAAAGTACCCGCGTCGCGATGGATTACATCGCAGAACGCGGGTAG
- a CDS encoding Crp/Fnr family transcriptional regulator: MDDALSRAGIFQGVDPAAVKALRDDLSPAEFSRGETIIREGEPGETLYIIIDGKVKLSRKSPDGRENLLSVLGPSDMFGELSIFDPGPRTSSAICVTDVKVESMNRTALRRWISERPEIADQLLRVLARRLRRTNNNLADLIFTDVPGRVAKALLQLAQRFGQKEGTAIRVTHDLTQEEIAQLVGASRETVNKALAEFAHRGWLRLEGKSVIISDPERLARRAR; this comes from the coding sequence GTGGATGACGCACTGAGCAGAGCCGGCATTTTCCAGGGCGTCGACCCTGCCGCCGTCAAAGCGCTGCGCGATGACTTGTCTCCGGCGGAGTTCTCGCGGGGCGAAACCATCATCCGCGAGGGCGAGCCGGGCGAGACGCTCTACATCATCATCGATGGCAAAGTGAAGCTCTCGCGCAAGTCCCCCGACGGCCGCGAGAATCTCCTGTCGGTCCTCGGCCCGTCGGATATGTTCGGCGAGCTGTCCATCTTCGACCCGGGCCCACGCACATCCTCCGCGATTTGCGTGACGGACGTGAAGGTCGAATCGATGAACCGCACGGCTCTTCGTCGCTGGATCTCCGAGCGTCCCGAGATCGCCGATCAGCTGCTGCGCGTGCTCGCCCGTCGTCTCCGCCGCACGAATAACAACCTCGCCGACCTCATCTTCACGGACGTTCCCGGCCGCGTCGCCAAGGCGCTGCTGCAGCTCGCGCAGCGTTTCGGCCAGAAGGAAGGCACCGCGATCCGGGTCACCCACGACCTGACGCAGGAAGAAATCGCACAGCTCGTCGGCGCCTCCCGCGAGACGGTCAACAAGGCGCTCGCCGAGTTCGCCCACCGCGGCTGGCTGCGCCTCGAGGGCAAGTCGGTGATCATCTCCGATCCCGAGCGCCTCGCCCGCCGCGCCCGCTAG
- a CDS encoding DUF4177 domain-containing protein — protein MTTPQSPVQFEYSTVPLLTHATKQILDQWGEDGWELVTVLPGPTGEQHVAYMKRVKA, from the coding sequence ATGACTACACCACAGAGCCCCGTCCAGTTCGAGTATTCGACCGTTCCGCTTCTCACCCACGCGACGAAGCAGATCCTCGACCAGTGGGGCGAGGACGGCTGGGAACTCGTCACGGTCCTGCCCGGGCCGACGGGCGAGCAGCACGTCGCGTACATGAAGCGAGTCAAGGCCTAG
- a CDS encoding ArsA family ATPase produces the protein MTRLDTERLLSTRATRVIVCTGAGGVGKTTTSAALAVRAAEMGRQVVVLTIDPARRLAQALGIEGLTNTPQEVDLSAHDGGDADPQDDSGAPEPGGRLFAMMLDMKGTFDELVAQNSTPERAERIMANPFYKTLVESFAGTQEYMAMEKLGQLLEDSSWDLVVVDTPPSRNALDFLDAPARLAGFMDSRLMRMLATPGRGFGRLASGAMSAALKGISRIVGSAMLSDASEFVQALDSTFGGFATRAARTQAVLRRRGTEFVVVASAEAPALREAGFFVDRLTAEGMPLSGVVINRTHPRLVDLGPDESTAGARRIAKDYPEAAAALDIHTERALTAREEVRLISGFTKQRPSVPVVGVPSLPFEVSSLTALRALGSQLVGRE, from the coding sequence ATGACACGGCTGGATACCGAACGGCTCCTCTCCACTCGCGCGACGAGGGTCATCGTGTGCACCGGCGCCGGCGGCGTGGGCAAGACGACCACCTCGGCGGCGCTCGCGGTTCGCGCGGCGGAAATGGGACGCCAGGTCGTCGTCCTCACCATCGACCCGGCGCGCCGCCTCGCCCAGGCACTCGGCATCGAGGGCCTCACGAACACCCCGCAGGAGGTGGACCTATCCGCGCATGACGGCGGAGATGCCGATCCGCAGGACGATTCCGGCGCGCCCGAGCCCGGTGGACGATTGTTCGCAATGATGCTGGATATGAAGGGCACCTTCGACGAGCTCGTCGCGCAGAATTCGACGCCCGAGCGGGCCGAGCGGATCATGGCGAACCCGTTTTACAAGACGCTCGTCGAGTCTTTCGCCGGCACCCAGGAATACATGGCGATGGAGAAGCTCGGGCAGCTGCTCGAGGATTCCTCGTGGGACCTGGTGGTCGTCGATACCCCGCCGTCACGCAATGCCCTCGATTTTCTCGATGCGCCGGCCCGCCTGGCAGGGTTCATGGATTCGCGGTTGATGCGGATGCTCGCCACGCCGGGCCGCGGTTTCGGCCGCCTCGCCTCCGGCGCGATGAGCGCCGCACTCAAGGGGATCTCGCGGATCGTCGGTTCGGCGATGCTCTCGGATGCGAGCGAGTTCGTCCAGGCGCTCGATTCGACGTTCGGTGGCTTCGCCACGCGCGCCGCGCGCACACAGGCGGTGCTCCGCCGGCGCGGCACCGAGTTCGTCGTCGTCGCGAGCGCCGAGGCGCCGGCGCTGCGCGAGGCCGGTTTCTTCGTCGACCGGCTCACCGCGGAGGGCATGCCGCTGTCCGGCGTGGTCATCAATCGCACCCACCCACGCCTCGTGGATCTCGGCCCCGACGAGTCCACCGCCGGCGCGCGCCGTATCGCGAAGGACTACCCGGAGGCCGCGGCGGCGCTCGACATCCACACCGAGCGCGCACTCACCGCCCGCGAGGAGGTGCGCCTGATCAGCGGCTTCACCAAGCAACGCCCCTCGGTGCCGGTGGTCGGGGTCCCTTCGCTACCGTTCGAGGTCTCCAGCCTCACGGCGCTACGCGCCCTCGGCAGCCAGCTCGTCGGCAGGGAATAG
- a CDS encoding WhiB family transcriptional regulator: MTAPVKSSSSGGAEGSSEIQTHEPLQGRGSQLAGAESIVGEARQQWVSQARCRDIDPDELFVKGAAQRQAAAICRHCPVLLQCRADALDNRVEFGVWGGMTERQRRALLKQYPDVTSWADFYSEQLDRAAARTQARAVN, encoded by the coding sequence ATGACGGCACCTGTGAAGTCCTCCTCGAGCGGCGGAGCCGAAGGCTCGTCGGAAATCCAGACCCACGAGCCGCTGCAGGGGAGGGGATCACAGTTGGCGGGAGCCGAATCCATCGTCGGCGAAGCACGCCAGCAGTGGGTCTCCCAGGCCAGGTGCCGTGATATCGACCCGGACGAACTCTTCGTCAAGGGTGCAGCCCAGCGACAGGCGGCCGCGATCTGCCGCCACTGCCCCGTCCTCCTCCAGTGCCGCGCCGACGCGCTCGACAACCGCGTCGAGTTCGGCGTCTGGGGCGGGATGACCGAACGTCAGCGCCGCGCGCTGCTCAAGCAGTACCCGGACGTCACCTCCTGGGCGGACTTCTACTCCGAACAGCTCGATCGCGCCGCTGCCCGTACCCAAGCTCGCGCGGTGAACTGA
- a CDS encoding penicillin-binding protein has product MSNFAKLLRLLLACIAAGIVFAGSMFPVVGAVGLSSNKMASSLASTSADLIKGDMPQITTVTDSEDQPIAWIYDQQRIVVPSDEISENIKLAIISMEDRRFLDHQGVDWQGTARAMVTNFTAGGVQQGASSIDQQLIKNYQFLVSAQSESERREAIEVTPARKLREIRMALALDKELSKDEILSKYLNLISFGNGAFGVQVAAKTYFGTDASELTVPQSAMLAGMVQSTSMYNPYTNPEATTDRRNTIIDAMASTGSITSQEAEQYKQEPLGVLDQPQAVPNGCITADSRGFFCDYVLQYLQANGISRETMSRGGYTIKTTLDNTVQDSVQNSLDTFGQPQGDGVAEVMSVVEPGDDAHKVKAIASSRAYGLDQTNEETVQPQPFSMVGDGAGSVFKIFTVAAGMEKGMGTNTSVSVPSRVQLEGFGAGGAAGCPAGMYCVENAGSYASSLSLTDALAQSPNTAFVNMISQVGVKPTVEMAVRLGLRSYAENGTAPDGQSLQDFVTDNNLGSFTLGPDAVNALELSNVGATLASGGTWCPPSPIDSITDANGRPVSMNEEPCEQVVTEGLANSLAAAMGKDDQPGGTSANAAAAAGWNLPMAGKTGTTESHRSSAFLGITNRFAAATYAFNDGPETSSLCKSPLRQCGWGDLYGGDEPARTWYTAFMPIVGHFDEIEPFSPDPAYQSGTTAAQGAPNVVGMSQSAATSALEAAGYTVETRFTSGGSVPYGQVLSVEENLDIPGSTMTITVSDGSGSGGSGGSGASGGGSAPGGGGGGGATVGPDGEEVRDVPGYAPLTISPNG; this is encoded by the coding sequence GTGTCGAATTTCGCCAAGCTGCTAAGACTGCTGCTGGCCTGCATCGCCGCCGGTATCGTCTTCGCCGGCTCGATGTTCCCAGTGGTAGGCGCCGTGGGCTTGTCCTCTAATAAGATGGCCAGCTCTCTCGCATCCACCTCCGCGGACCTCATCAAGGGCGATATGCCCCAGATCACCACGGTCACCGATTCGGAGGACCAGCCGATCGCATGGATCTACGACCAGCAACGGATCGTGGTTCCCTCCGACGAGATCTCGGAGAACATCAAGCTCGCGATCATCTCCATGGAGGACCGCCGATTCCTTGACCACCAGGGCGTGGACTGGCAGGGCACGGCTCGCGCGATGGTCACCAACTTCACGGCCGGTGGCGTGCAACAGGGCGCGTCGTCGATCGACCAGCAGCTGATCAAGAACTACCAGTTCCTCGTCTCGGCGCAGTCCGAGAGCGAGCGCCGCGAGGCCATCGAGGTCACCCCCGCACGTAAGCTGCGCGAGATCCGCATGGCGCTCGCGCTCGACAAGGAACTGTCCAAGGACGAGATCCTGTCGAAGTACCTCAATCTGATCTCGTTCGGCAACGGGGCTTTCGGCGTGCAGGTCGCGGCGAAGACCTACTTCGGTACCGACGCGAGCGAGCTCACAGTGCCCCAGTCCGCGATGCTCGCCGGCATGGTGCAGTCGACGTCGATGTACAACCCGTACACGAACCCCGAGGCCACGACGGATCGTCGAAACACGATTATCGACGCAATGGCCAGCACCGGTTCGATCACCTCGCAGGAGGCCGAGCAGTACAAGCAGGAACCACTCGGCGTTCTCGACCAGCCGCAGGCGGTCCCGAACGGCTGTATCACCGCGGATTCGCGCGGCTTCTTCTGCGACTACGTACTCCAGTATCTGCAGGCCAACGGCATCAGCCGCGAGACGATGAGCCGCGGCGGCTACACGATCAAGACGACCCTCGACAACACGGTCCAGGACTCGGTCCAGAACTCGCTCGACACTTTCGGCCAGCCCCAGGGAGACGGCGTCGCCGAGGTCATGAGCGTCGTCGAGCCGGGCGATGACGCCCACAAGGTCAAGGCCATCGCTTCCTCGCGCGCCTACGGCCTCGACCAGACCAACGAGGAAACCGTCCAGCCGCAGCCCTTCTCCATGGTGGGTGACGGCGCCGGTTCCGTTTTCAAGATCTTCACCGTCGCGGCGGGCATGGAAAAGGGCATGGGTACGAATACCTCGGTGTCCGTCCCGTCTCGCGTTCAGCTCGAAGGATTCGGCGCGGGCGGCGCCGCCGGGTGCCCCGCGGGCATGTATTGCGTCGAGAACGCCGGCTCATACGCGAGCTCGCTGTCCCTGACCGACGCGCTCGCGCAGTCACCGAACACCGCGTTCGTCAACATGATCTCGCAGGTCGGCGTCAAACCGACGGTGGAGATGGCCGTGCGACTCGGCCTGCGCTCGTACGCGGAGAACGGTACCGCCCCCGACGGACAGTCTCTCCAGGACTTCGTCACCGACAACAATCTCGGCTCGTTCACCCTCGGCCCGGACGCGGTCAACGCGCTCGAGTTGTCGAATGTCGGCGCGACGCTCGCCTCCGGGGGCACGTGGTGCCCACCGAGCCCGATCGATTCGATCACCGACGCGAACGGCCGCCCGGTGTCGATGAACGAGGAGCCGTGCGAGCAGGTCGTCACCGAGGGCCTGGCCAATTCGCTCGCCGCCGCGATGGGCAAGGATGATCAGCCAGGCGGCACCTCGGCGAACGCCGCGGCCGCGGCCGGGTGGAATTTGCCGATGGCCGGCAAAACAGGTACTACCGAGTCCCACCGATCCTCGGCGTTCCTCGGAATCACCAACCGCTTCGCCGCCGCCACGTACGCCTTCAACGACGGCCCGGAAACGTCCTCGCTGTGTAAGTCCCCCCTCCGTCAGTGTGGATGGGGCGACCTCTACGGCGGTGACGAGCCGGCGCGCACGTGGTACACGGCGTTCATGCCGATCGTCGGGCACTTCGACGAGATCGAACCCTTCTCCCCGGATCCCGCCTATCAGTCCGGCACCACCGCCGCCCAGGGCGCGCCCAATGTCGTCGGCATGAGCCAGTCCGCGGCGACTTCGGCGCTCGAGGCGGCCGGATATACGGTGGAGACCCGATTCACCTCCGGCGGATCCGTGCCCTACGGCCAGGTCCTTTCGGTCGAGGAAAATCTCGATATCCCCGGCTCCACGATGACGATCACGGTGTCCGACGGCTCCGGCAGCGGAGGCTCCGGCGGGTCCGGCGCCTCCGGGGGCGGCTCGGCTCCCGGAGGGGGCGGCGGTGGCGGCGCCACCGTCGGCCCGGACGGCGAAGAGGTTCGCGACGTGCCGGGCTACGCCCCGCTCACCATCTCTCCCAACGGCTAG
- a CDS encoding RidA family protein — protein MSEGYWTRKLESLEIELPGVAAPVGSYAPAVRSGAYVYTSGQLPLRDGELLGTGKVGGDLGVDEAAGMARQCALNALAAVDDLVGIDAVVRVVKLVGFVASAPGFHSQPVVINGASDVLAEIFGDAGVHARSAVGVSELPLAAPVEVELIVEVEG, from the coding sequence ATGAGCGAAGGCTATTGGACCCGCAAGCTCGAGTCCCTCGAGATCGAACTGCCCGGCGTGGCTGCGCCGGTGGGTAGCTACGCCCCGGCGGTGCGCTCCGGGGCGTACGTGTACACCTCGGGACAACTCCCGCTTCGTGACGGCGAGCTGCTGGGAACCGGCAAGGTCGGCGGGGATCTCGGCGTCGACGAGGCGGCGGGAATGGCCCGCCAGTGTGCGCTGAACGCTCTCGCCGCGGTCGATGATCTCGTCGGGATCGACGCCGTCGTGCGCGTCGTCAAGCTCGTCGGGTTCGTCGCCTCCGCCCCGGGGTTTCACTCCCAGCCCGTCGTCATCAACGGTGCCTCCGATGTGCTCGCCGAGATCTTCGGCGACGCCGGGGTGCACGCCCGCTCCGCCGTCGGCGTGTCCGAGCTGCCGCTCGCCGCGCCTGTCGAGGTGGAGCTGATCGTCGAGGTCGAGGGATAA